The genomic DNA CGATCTTCCCGTTCCGGCAGGCGATGTCCTGCGGTTCCCGCTCACCGTGGATGGCCGCGTTCCTCACTATCAGGTCAAGCATGCGCGTTTCTCTCCTGTTTCAGTACCAGTGCGTAATCCCATCCCGGTCTTTCTACCCTACTGCGCGCCGAGAATAAAGAACTTGGCGGTAGCCACGGCGGATAGGCCATAAAGGCGCTGGCACAGCGAAACCCGGTGCGTGATCCGCCAAGAGTGTCTGAGCCCGCGTCGGCCAGCAAAAAGGCCCGCTCTTGCGAGCGGGCCTTGGGAGTGACGGGAAAACCGCGCCTACTTGGACTGATAGTTCAGCTTGGTCTCCAACGGGAAGACCGGCAGGTAGCGGTAGCTGAGGCTCAGGACCAGGAAGCCGTAGGCCACGATCATGATGGACGAGGCGTACTCGACCCAGTTGGGGTAGTAAAACTGCCAACTGTCAAAGGGCATGACCGGGAAGGCGATGGTCTGAACCGTGAACACGTAGCGGTTGATGCACACGCCTACGCAGGCCAGAATGGCAGCGGTGTGCAGCCAGACGGACCGGTTGCGTATGGCGGGAGTCACCAGCATGATGGCCGGGACCACGCCGCAGACGACCAGCTCGGCCCAGAGCAGCCATTTGCCGTAGATGAAGCCGTAGAACATCTGGTCAAAGGTCAGACCCACGGAGGGCAGGTAGCCGGTGGCCCAGGCCCAGGTGTCGAGGATTTTGAAGAACATGTAAACGCAGAGCATGGAGCCCGCGATTTTGCCCATCAAAGCCTTGGTCTTGTAGTCGACCAGCTTCTTGCCCGTGAGCTTTTCCATGAAGGTGGAGACCAGGACGGTGAAGACCGGGCCGGTTCCGACAGCGGAAAGCACGAACAGGAAGAAGGTCCACGGCCAGATGAAGAAGCCCTCGCGGAAGGCATAGGGACGGCCGATCAGCACGCCGTACATGCCACCGAGAGAACCCTGGTGGAAGGTGGACAGGAACGCGCCAAGGCCTGCGAACAGGGCCATGTTGACGTGCATGTTGTGCGTCAGGGCGTGGATGAAGGGAATCTTGTTCAGCTGCTTCTGCTCCAGGACCAGCGGGACGAACTCGATGATCAGGACGGTGCAGTAGCAGGTGATGCAGAAGATAACTTCCGTCAGCATGGAGTGGACGTTGGGATGCCAGTAGCCGAACCACGCGCGGCCCGGCTGGCCAATATCGAGCGTCAGCACCAGCATGGCGCCTGAGTAGCAGATGAAACCGACGATGACCGTCAGGTTGATGATCTTCTCAAGCTGCTTGATCTTGAGGATGTACTTGAGCAGACCGGTGAAGAACGCGCCAGCGCCCAGGGCGATGACAGCGAGGTCAAAGGTGATCCAGGCACCGAACCCGAAGTAGTTGTCCAGCCCGGTGGTGCCGATGCCGTTGTAGAGAACAAGTACGGCGGCGTACAGGCCCCAGACGAAGAAGCCGAGGATCACCGCCAGCCAGATGATAAACTGGCCAAACGAGCACCGCTGCGTCCCTTCCGGGAAGAGTTTGCTATCCATTGTTCAGCCTCCTAGCCGTGGTTGGACGGTGTGCCGTGGCCGCCGTCGCCATTGTAGTTGTCGCCCTGCAGGCGGACCCATTCGCGCTCGGAAGTGTAGTAGACCTGGGGGTCCAGGCCCAGCTTCTCAAGCAGGCGGAAGGCGTTCTTGCCCTTGGCCAGTTCGTGCACCCTGTGCTCGGGATTGTTCAGATCGCCGAAGGTGATCGCCTTGGTCGGGCATATCTCAGCACAGGCCGTGATGTACGCGCCATCGGGCAGATCCATGGGATCATTGCCCTCGGCACGCGCCTTGTCCTTGGCGCCCAGATACCGGCTGTGGCAGAAGCTGCACTTCTCGACAACACCGCGCGGACGGACCGAGGCATTGGGGCTCAGCCCCTTGTCCATGCCTTCGGGCCAGAGGGGATCCCACCAGTTGAAGTACCGGGCGTGGTAGGGACATGCCGCCATGCAGTACCGACACCCGATGCACCGGGGATAGATCTGCGAGACGATGCCGCCTTCCTCGTTCTTGTCCGTGGCGACGACCGGGCACACGGGCACGCAGGCAGGATGACCGCACTGCATGCAGGGCCTGGGCAGATACGCCACCTCGTGCTCCGGAAAGGCCTTCCGGTTGGACATCTCGTACACGTTCATCCAGGTCAGGGTCCTGAGCTTGTTGGCCGCGTCGTCGCGATCCGTGGTCAGGGCCTGCACGTAGTTATAGGGGTCCTTCTTGGTCATGGGAGCGATATTGTTTTCCACCTGGCAGCCGACCATGCAGGCCCCGCACCCGGTGCACTTGTCAATATCAATGACCATGCCCCATTTGATTTTGAACTCTTTAATTTCCATGTCGGTTCCCCCTAGATTTTGGCGATGTTCACAGTGGAACCGGCCCATGTGGAGGTGCCAGTGGCAGCCTCCGAGCTCACCGTGAGGATCTTGTAGACATTATCGCCCTTGCCTTTCGAGAACTCATCGCCAACGGTGTGGCCCAGGCCCAGGGGGGCGGCCACGACGCCAGGCAGAACGCCCTCGTATATCTGAACCAGGGCCGAGCATTCGCCGCTACCGCCGGAGAGCTTGACCTTGGAGCCTACGTCCACGCCAAGTTTCTTGGCGGTGACAGAGGCCATCATGACGACCAGGAAGTCGCCAACGAGCTGGTTGTTGCTGATGGTGCAGGGCGCATTGGGCGTGGTGGCCTGGTTGGCGGTGCCCACATTGAGCAGCGTGTAGGGGGCCAGGGCCACTGCGCCGCTACCCTTGACGGGAACGGCGGCCTTGCCCAGCACGCTGGAGGCCAGGGTGACTCCGGACAGGTCCGGGGTCTCGGCCAGAACATGGACGGCTCCGCCGACCAGCGCACGCTTGTCGGCACCGATGGCTGCGACCTTGGCATCGAGCACATCCTCGAAGGTCTCGAATCCGAGAGCGGCCAGTCCGAGGACGAAGTCGCCCGCATTCATGACGCTGACGGTCGGCTTGGAAACCGGCGCGCCAAGGGCGTATGTGGCTGCGGCCAATCCATAGGGGCTGGCAAGATCATCGAAGCGCTCAAAGGAATGCGGCGTGGGGAGCACGAGGTCCGCGGCAGCGGTGGTCTCGGTTTCCACGCAGTCAAAGGCCACGGTGAACCCGGCCTTGACCTGCTCAGGCAGGGCGTAGGCGGGGTTGGCTTCGTAAACCAGCAGCAGATCGGCGCTCACGCCCTGGAGGATGTCCTTTTTCAGCATCTCGCTGCGGGACATGGCTCCGTCAATGGCCTTGGCGAACTCCGGCAGCACCTTCATGGCACCGCCAAGGAGCAGGTTCAGGGCAAAGGCGGCAGCGTCGGCAGCCACGGAACCGGACGGGACGACCACCGGGTTGCTCGCCGAGAGCAGCGTCCTGGCGATATCGGCCATGGTGTCGGCGGAAACGCCGGTGGCAGCCTCGACCTTGGCCGGGGTGTACCCGCTCATGACCATGGCCTTGAACTGCTCGAAGTCGGCGGCAGGCACGGACCTGCCAGCCTGCATCACATAGTAGCAAAGGCCCAGCGTGAAGGCGGCCATGCCCTCGGTCGGAACCGGCACCCACTTGCTGGTGACGGCTGCGGTGCGGGTCTGCACCGGTCCGGCAAAGAGGAACTTGCCGGACTCGTTGGCGGCAAAGGCCTTCATGTTGGCAACGGTGGGCCCCCAGGATTCCAGGGCGTCAGCACCGGCCAAAAGGACCACATCGGCGTTTTCAAGATCATACCCGACCTGGCCGGAACCGCCCATCAGGCCGCTCCATGCCTTGTCGGCTGCCTGCATCTCGCAGGGCATGACATAGAAGGCGTCGCTGCCCTGGCTGGTCAGCAGCGCCGAGAAGACCTCGTTGATCGTGCCGGTCTGATCGCCGCTGATAACGGCGACCTTGTTGCCTGCGGCGGCCAGCTTCTCGGTGACGAGCTGTTTGGCTTCGTCCCAGGATATCTCGGCACCTTTGAGCATGGGGGCCTTGATCCGGGTGGGGCTGTTCATGACCTGGACGCCGTTGGCGCACAGGGGGCAGATGCCACCGCCGGATATCGGGTTGTCCACATTGCCTTCGGTGCCGAACGCCTCGCCAGCAACGGTACGAACCTTCACGGCACAGCCGGATTCACACATTTTGGACACAGTCGGCACGCCCTTGACTTCCCCGTATTTCAACGTGGGAATCCAGGGCCAGTTCTGCGTCCAGATGGACACATCGTCCAGAGCGGTCCAGACCGTCGGTGTAAAAAGGATACCGACGGTGGCGCCCACACTCATCTGAATAAAAGCTCTGCGTGCTACGCTCATCTTCAGTTCCCCTTTACTTATGACAGGTGTAGCAGGCGTTGGGCTGGCCCTTGAGGGCGTGGCACCGTTCGCACTTCCACATCTTCATGGTCATCTTGCTGTAGCCGGAGAGGACGTTCCGCTCAAAGGGCGGCGGAGTGTCGCTCTTGTCAATGTCCTTGAGGTGGCACAGGTTGCAGTTCTGCTCTGCGGGCTCATCGAACACGGACTTGTCGACCACGCTGGACAGCTCGTTCTTCAGCTCGGCCATTTCCGCGATGTCGAGAGCGGCATGGGCCTGGTGGGAGAAGTAGACGTTGTCCGGCTGATACTGGTAGTTCAGCCACGGCACTTCCTTGCCCTGGATGAGGTACTTGACGACATACTCACGCTCGGCCTGCTTGTTCTCGTCGGACGAGGACAAGAGACTTCCCTCAATGGCATCAAGTTCGGCTTTCATGATGGCGTCATAGTCGGCGGGGTCGATACCGGCTTCGGCGATGGCTTCCATCACTTCCTCGGCTTCGACCGCGTGACAGTCCGCGCATCCCTCGTTGGAGGGAAATCCGGCGTAGGAGCCGTCCTCCCTGAAATTGTGGCAGCTGTCACACTCCATTCCCTGGTCCTCC from Pseudodesulfovibrio aespoeensis Aspo-2 includes the following:
- the qrcD gene encoding menaquinone reductase integral membrane subunit QrcD; protein product: MDSKLFPEGTQRCSFGQFIIWLAVILGFFVWGLYAAVLVLYNGIGTTGLDNYFGFGAWITFDLAVIALGAGAFFTGLLKYILKIKQLEKIINLTVIVGFICYSGAMLVLTLDIGQPGRAWFGYWHPNVHSMLTEVIFCITCYCTVLIIEFVPLVLEQKQLNKIPFIHALTHNMHVNMALFAGLGAFLSTFHQGSLGGMYGVLIGRPYAFREGFFIWPWTFFLFVLSAVGTGPVFTVLVSTFMEKLTGKKLVDYKTKALMGKIAGSMLCVYMFFKILDTWAWATGYLPSVGLTFDQMFYGFIYGKWLLWAELVVCGVVPAIMLVTPAIRNRSVWLHTAAILACVGVCINRYVFTVQTIAFPVMPFDSWQFYYPNWVEYASSIMIVAYGFLVLSLSYRYLPVFPLETKLNYQSK
- the qrcC gene encoding menaquinone reductase iron-sulfur cluster-binding subunit QrcC, which codes for MEIKEFKIKWGMVIDIDKCTGCGACMVGCQVENNIAPMTKKDPYNYVQALTTDRDDAANKLRTLTWMNVYEMSNRKAFPEHEVAYLPRPCMQCGHPACVPVCPVVATDKNEEGGIVSQIYPRCIGCRYCMAACPYHARYFNWWDPLWPEGMDKGLSPNASVRPRGVVEKCSFCHSRYLGAKDKARAEGNDPMDLPDGAYITACAEICPTKAITFGDLNNPEHRVHELAKGKNAFRLLEKLGLDPQVYYTSEREWVRLQGDNYNGDGGHGTPSNHG
- the qrcB gene encoding menaquinone reductase molybdopterin-binding-like subunit QrcB, with protein sequence MSVARRAFIQMSVGATVGILFTPTVWTALDDVSIWTQNWPWIPTLKYGEVKGVPTVSKMCESGCAVKVRTVAGEAFGTEGNVDNPISGGGICPLCANGVQVMNSPTRIKAPMLKGAEISWDEAKQLVTEKLAAAGNKVAVISGDQTGTINEVFSALLTSQGSDAFYVMPCEMQAADKAWSGLMGGSGQVGYDLENADVVLLAGADALESWGPTVANMKAFAANESGKFLFAGPVQTRTAAVTSKWVPVPTEGMAAFTLGLCYYVMQAGRSVPAADFEQFKAMVMSGYTPAKVEAATGVSADTMADIARTLLSASNPVVVPSGSVAADAAAFALNLLLGGAMKVLPEFAKAIDGAMSRSEMLKKDILQGVSADLLLVYEANPAYALPEQVKAGFTVAFDCVETETTAAADLVLPTPHSFERFDDLASPYGLAAATYALGAPVSKPTVSVMNAGDFVLGLAALGFETFEDVLDAKVAAIGADKRALVGGAVHVLAETPDLSGVTLASSVLGKAAVPVKGSGAVALAPYTLLNVGTANQATTPNAPCTISNNQLVGDFLVVMMASVTAKKLGVDVGSKVKLSGGSGECSALVQIYEGVLPGVVAAPLGLGHTVGDEFSKGKGDNVYKILTVSSEAATGTSTWAGSTVNIAKI
- a CDS encoding cytochrome c3 family protein, with protein sequence MEERKSSKRCGGVLPFIIGFLATCVLGWAVIPGLFFEEIEQPIRFSHAIHVEDQGMECDSCHNFREDGSYAGFPSNEGCADCHAVEAEEVMEAIAEAGIDPADYDAIMKAELDAIEGSLLSSSDENKQAEREYVVKYLIQGKEVPWLNYQYQPDNVYFSHQAHAALDIAEMAELKNELSSVVDKSVFDEPAEQNCNLCHLKDIDKSDTPPPFERNVLSGYSKMTMKMWKCERCHALKGQPNACYTCHK